The Acidimicrobiales bacterium DNA segment TCGCCGAGGCACCCACCCCTCCCTGACCTCTGGATCACGTACGAGGCGGGGTGGTGGTCCTCGATGCGGTGTCGGGCCGGCTTCGAAGCCGATCGCCGGACGCTCCGTTCGCGGAGTCCAGAAGTTCCCGGACCATGTCTTGAGCATCGGCAACCGCCGCTGTCAGCGAGTCGAGTCCGGGCTCGGCGTCGCCGCTCTCGAGGCGCCACTTCGCCACCGCGAGGTGCTGCATCATGCTGTCGTGCACCTCGGCGGTATGGCGCCCCAGCATCTCCAGGCGCCGGGCGCGACGCTCGATCCGCTCTGCATCGCGGATCCGGTCAGCTGCATCGCCAACCAGCGCTCCGAGCAGGACGAGCGGAACGATCCGGCTCGTCCAGCCGAGCACCGTGAGATGGTGGCCCATAGCAAGGACCCACCAACACAGCAGCACCGTGGCGATCGCACCGGCACCGAACCCTGCACGCCGCCCCGAGGTGAGCGCCACAAGAGCGACGGGGAGGGCATACAACGCAGCAATCGGGTCCTCGAGGCCGCCGACGGTGAAGCGCAGCACGCAGATCGCCACCGTCAGCATGACTGCCACTCCGAGCGCCGGAATGGGGTGAGCCCAGAACCACGGGCCACGTCTGGCAGCTTGCTCACGGTGCATACCGACATGCTGTGGCCTGGAGACCTGGGTGGCGAGAGGAAAAGGTCCTCATCTGGCGCGACCAGTGTCCGGTCGCTCACAGCGATCTGCTCGGATGGTCCGTGCTGCACCACGCGGACGTGATCGACGTCCTCCACGACCATCAGACATAGCGAAACCAGGTGTCTCAGCACCTGTCCGTGCCGAACGGCATGGATCCCCCCGATCACACGCCGTACCGGCGCCTGATCGAGCCGTACTTCGGTTCCGAGTCGATGGAGCGCTTCGCTCCAGCCTGCGCGCCAGGGTCGCGAGCGACCTGATCGCGTCGGTCCCGCGCGGCGTGCCGATCGAGGTGATGGACTCGTTCGGCCATGAGTTCGTTGTCCGTGTGCAGTGCGCGTTCATGGGCTGGCCGGACGATCTCCACGAACCGCTGCGCACTTGGGTGCACGGGCAGCACAGGGCAACCCTCGCCGGCGACCGCGCCGCGCTCACTGCGAGTGCCGATCGGTTCGACGAGGTGGTGCGTGAGCTGATCGACGTTCGGCGAGAGGCTGGGGCCGACGCCCCCGACGACCTCACCACCCGTCTCATGGAGGAGCGGATCGATGGTCGGCCTCTCAGCGACGCCGAGATCGTCAGCATCGTGCGCAACTGGACCGTCGGCGAGTTCGGCACGATCGCCTCGAGCGTCGGGATCATCGCCGTGTACCTCGCCCACCATCCCGAGGTCGAGGCCCTGTTGCGGTCCGTGACAGAGCTGGCTCCCGTCCGGGCCACCTATCCGGCGGGCGGCTATCGGTCGGCGTGGGTGGTGCTCGGCGACCCGACATGACGACCGACCCTCGGATGCGGACGTGTAGGAACCGGGTTCAGAACAAGCCAAGCTCGAGCCGTGCCGCCTCGGAGATCCGGTTCCGCGACCACGGCGGGTCCCAGACGATGCGGACGTCCACCTCGTCGACCCCGGCGACCCGTCGAACGGCGGCGGCGGCGTCCTGCTGGATGACGTCACCCATCCCGCAGCCCGGTGCGGTCATGGTCATGTCGATCTCGATGCGTCGGCTTCCGTCGTCGAGCATGACCTCATCGCACCTGTACACCAGGCCGAGGTCGATGATGTTGATGGGGATCTCTGGGTCATAGACGGTGCGCAGCGCGGCGTCGACCTCGGCGGGGTCGAAGGTGCCCGAACTGCGGCGGAGATGAACGGACCTCTCGCTAGGGGGCTCGAGGCCGAGCGCATCGGCATCTGCACCATCGATGCGCAGGAGGGTGCCCATCTGGGTGCGGACGGTCACGCTCGAACCGAGCTGTTGGCTGATCTCGACCTCGCCGCCGGCGGTGAGCGCCACTCTCTCACCGTAGGGAACGGTGACCGCCTCGCAGTCGCGCCTCAAGACGGTCGGGTTCCATGTCCCGGTCATGTGTCTGCCTCCCAACCGAACCATTGGGCGATCTGGGCGCGCAGCGAGAGGGGCTCCACCTGTTCGACGATCGCTCGGGCGAAGGCCCCGACGAGGACGCTGCGGGCCTCGTCGCGGCCGATCCCGCGACTGCGCAGGTAGAACAGCGCATCGTCGTCGAGGCGGCCGGTCGCCGAGCCGTGGTTCGCTCGTACATCATCGGCGAGGATCTCCAACCACGGACGGCTGTCGGCTTGTGCGGTCGGGTCGAGGAGTATGGCATCGCTGCGCTGCTGGACGACGCTCCCCGCTGTTCCCGGGCGGACGATGACGTGGCCACTCGAGGTGGCGCGTGCGTGTTCGGGGACCACCGCGCGCACGACCAGGTCGCTGGTGCACCTGGACGCCGCGTGATCCACGGTGGCCAGGTCGTCGTGGCGAGCGTGCGGCAGCGGTGCGAGCAGCCCGGTGATCCGACACGACGCGGTCTCCTCGTTCAGGCCGACCGCGGTCGACAGCCGCGAGATGGACGCGCCGTGTGACAAGACGGTGACCTCGCTCTGGGATCCGTGCTGTTGGACCACCGCGAGGCGTCCGACGTGGACGGCATCGGGCTGTTCATCCTGTACTCGGTGAAGGCCCAGGTGTGCGCCGACGGCAAGGTGCGCGGTGGTCGACGCGTTGGTGAGGCCGCCTCCGGCCGCACCGACGTAGGTCTCGACGAGGTCGAGGCGACTGCCCGCCCCGACCTCGACCACCAGACGAGGGTGAGCCACGCGTGCGCCGGTCGACACGTGGATGACGTGCACGGTCTCGCTCAGCTCGACACCATCGGCGACAAACAGATAGGCGGCGTCCCCCGACGACGCCCGGTTCAGTGCCTCGAACCCATCCGGTGGGTCACCGGCGGGCACCAGGCGCTGACGCATCGCCTGTGAGAGCTCGCGGGCCGTCCCGAACCGCAAGCCTGGGAGCTCCTCGATGCTCGACAGGGTCGATGCGAGGACACCGTCGACGAAGACGATCTGGATGGCGCCGTGGCGCCCAGCGAGCCGGTCGAGGTCGTCGCCACCCATCTCCATCGGCGGTGCCGACGTCTGCGAGAGGCTGTCGAGGCGATGGCGGATGTCGTCGACCGGCGCGTAGCGCCAGGGCTCTTCACGACCTGTGGGGAACCCGTGCTGGTCGAGCCAGCGCTTGGCATCGGCCGCTCCCGGGCCGGTGACATGGTCCTCGACGGCGGTGGTCATGCCGGCACCCGACGAGCGATGCCGCCATAGCCTTCTGTGTCGAGCTCTCGCGCCAGTTGGTGGTCGCCGGAGCGGACGATGCGCCCGTGGTCGAGCACGTGCACCTTGTCGGGTCGGACGAGTTCGAGCAGCCGGGGGTAGTGGGTGATGACCAGCATCGACCGATCGGGGGCCCGGAGGCGTTCGATCCCCTGAGCGACGACGTGCAGGGCATCGATGTCCAGGCCGGAGTCGGTCTCGTCGAGAATCGCCAGGCGGGGTAGGAGCAACGACATCTGGAGGATCTCGTTGCGCTTCTTCTCGCCCCCAGAGAAGCCCTCGTTCACCGAGCGGCTGAGGAACGCTGGATCCATGTCGAGGGCTTCGAGGTGTTCACGGGCGGCGGCCAGGAAGTCGGTGGCCGCGATCTCGTCGAGGCCACGAGCGCGGCGCACCGCGTTCAGCGAGATCCGCAGGAAGTAGGCGTTTCCGACGCCGGGGAGCTCGGTCGGGTACTGGAAGGCCAGGAACACCCCCGCCGTCGCCCGGTCCTCGGGGTCGAGGGCCAGGAGATCGGCGCCGTCGAGGGTCACCGTCCCCCGGACCTCGTACCCGTCGCGGCCGGCCAGCACGTTGGACAACGTGCTCTTGCCGGCACCGTTGGGACCCATCACGGCGTGGACCTCCCCCGCCGGCAGGTCGAGATCAACACCGGTCAGGATCGCGTTCCCGTCGATCGAGGCGTGCAGGTCGGCGATGTGCAGCATCAGCCCACCGCTCCTTCCAGACTCAGACGCATCAAGGCGTGCGCCTCGACCGCGTACTCCATGGGCAGCTCGTCGAAGACCTCCCGGCAGAAGCCGTTGACGATCATCGATGTGGCGTCCTCTTCGTCAAGGCCTCGCTGGCGGCAGTAGAAGAGCTGGTCGTCGCTGATCTTGGAGGTCGAGGCTTCGTGTTCGACCTGGGCCGAGTCGTTCTTCACTTCGATGTAGGGGAACGTGTGGGCACCGCACTCGGACCCGATGAGCAGCGAGTCGCACTGGGTGTGGTTCCTCGCGTCGCTGGCGGAGCGGAGCACCTTGACCAGCCCGCGGTAGGTCTGCTGGGCCTTGCCGGCGGAGATCCCCTTGGACACGATCGTGCTGCGGCTGTTGCGTCCGATGTGGATCATCTTGGTGCCGGTGTCGGCCTGCTGGCGGCCCGTGGTGACTGCCACGGAGTAGAACTCACCGACCGAGTCGTCGCCCTGCAGGATCACGCTCGGGTACTTCCAGGTGATGGCCGAACCGGTCTCGACCTGGGTCCAGGAGATCTTCGCCCGGTGTCCGGCCCGACCGCGCTTGGTCACGAAGTTGTAGATGCCGCCCTTGCCGTTCTCGTCGCCCGGATACCAGTTCTGTACCGTCGAGTACTTCACGTCGGAGTCGTCGAGCGCCACGATCTCCACCACCGCCGCGTGCAGCTGGTTCTCGTCGCGCATCGGTGCCGTACAACCCTCGAGGTAGCTGACAGAAGCTCCCTCCTCGGCGACGAGCAGTGTGCGTTCGAACTGGCCGGTCTGGGCTGCGTTCATCCGGAAGTAGGTCGACAGCTCCATCGGACAACGCACCCCGGCGGGCACGAAGCAAAAGGAGCCATCCGAGAACACTGCGGAGTTCAGCGTCGCATAGAAGTTGTCCCGTGGCGGCACCACCGAACCGAGGTACCGGCGCACCAGCTCGGGGTGTTCGCGCACCGCCTCGGAGAACGAGCAGAAGATCACGCCGGCCTCGGCGAGGGTCTCCTTGAACGTCGTGGTCACCGACACCGAGTCGATGATGGCGTCCACCGCCACCCCCGACAGCCGCTCCTGTTCTGCGAGAGGGATGCCGAGCTTGTCGAAGGCCGCCAAGATCTCCGGATCGACGTCATCGAGGCTCTCCGGCGCGGGGCCCTGCGACTTGGGTGCCGCCCAGTAATGCATGTCCTGGAAGTCGATCGGAGGATGGTGCACGTTCTGCCAGGTGGGCGGCTCGAGGGTCATGAAGTGCCGGAACGCAGCCAGCCGCCACTCGAGCAACCAGTCGGGCTCTTCCTTCTTCGCCGAGATCAGCCGCACCACGTCCTCGTTCAGGCCACGCGGTGCCAATTCGGTGTCGATGTCGGAGTGAAAGCCGAACGCATAGCGCCGCTCGACGAGCTCCTCCACGAGATCGGTCATCGGGGACATCCTTCCGTCCCTTTATTTCTACCACATACTTGGTTTATTCCACCGGTCAGACGACACAGGATCGCTGCCCGGCGGCTTCGTCCCAACTCAAGCCGGACCTTTCGGTCCCCTCCCGCGCGAGGGTCTCGGCGGCTCCCCCGTCACAGGTGCAGCGAGGCTCTCCGTCGCCGGCACAATGTGGCACAGTTTCGAGCCGAAACGGGGTGGTAGGGACCGAATCAGAGTGACACACGTCGCCACGCGTTGGGACGTACGCATGGGGCCCGAGAACGACGAAACCCCTGGTCAGGCACTGTGTTGAGCGCTGCGACCAGGGGTTTCTCGCGTGGTACCCCCAACGGGATTCGAACCCGTGCCGCCACCTTGAGAGGGTGGTGTCCTAGGCCGCTAGACGATGGGGGCCGGTGCGCTCCACGAGGGAGCCGCTCGACTCTAGCAAGGGGCAGAGCCGCGCCCCAAGACAGAGATCGGGGCCTACGTGGCGAGACCCCCGGGCAAGATCGCCGGGAGCCTCACGACAGCTCGGGGGGGAGGACTCGAACCCCCAACGACTGGACCAGAACCAGCTGTGTTACCGATTACACCACCCCCGATCGGGTGAGCGATCACTGTAGCCGAGGCGGTCCGGGCGCCGAAAACCGATCCGACCTGCCGGCGGGAACGACTCCCGGGCACCACCGTCGCTGCTCTGTCGTGAACCGATCGCGTGGGAGCTGCGTAGTACCGCGTGCAGATCCCGATGGAAGGACGACGCCACCATGAGTCGACGTGTGCTGATCACCGTGTTCGCGGCCTTGGCCCTGATCGCGGCGGGGTGCGGGGATGACGATGCTGACGATGCCGGCGACACCCCAGACGAGCCCGGAGTCGAGGAGACCACCGACGACGAGGCGATGGACGACGACGCTGGCGACTCACCACCGATGAGCCCGGCAGAGCTGAGCGTCGAGGACCAGAGCGGCGACGGCACCACGGTGCAGGTGGCCTCGGTGACCCTGCCCGCCGACGGGTTCATCGCCGTGCACGCCGACGACGGCGGCCCGGGACCGGTCATCGGCTCGAGCGACCTGCTCCCCGCGGGCGAGTCCACCGACGTTGAGATCACCTTGGACGAGGCGGTCTCGGGCGACACGACCCTGTGGCCCATGGCCCACATCGACACCAACCTCAACGGCACCTACGACTTCGGCTCCCCTCCGGAACCAGATGCGGACGGGCCGGCGACCTTCGCCGATGGCGAGGTCGCGGTGCTGCCGCTCGACTACTCGATCGAGTGAGCCCGATTCGACGCGGGCCCGGGTGCCGCCCTAGCCCAACGAGTCGAGTCGCCGGAACCCGACGAGGCGCCCCAGTCCGACCGCGGCGGTCTCCCGAACGAGCGAGCGAGCCCCGAAGCCGGTGTCGGTCGGCGACACCCTGGC contains these protein-coding regions:
- the sufC gene encoding Fe-S cluster assembly ATPase SufC, which encodes MLHIADLHASIDGNAILTGVDLDLPAGEVHAVMGPNGAGKSTLSNVLAGRDGYEVRGTVTLDGADLLALDPEDRATAGVFLAFQYPTELPGVGNAYFLRISLNAVRRARGLDEIAATDFLAAAREHLEALDMDPAFLSRSVNEGFSGGEKKRNEILQMSLLLPRLAILDETDSGLDIDALHVVAQGIERLRAPDRSMLVITHYPRLLELVRPDKVHVLDHGRIVRSGDHQLARELDTEGYGGIARRVPA
- the sufT gene encoding putative Fe-S cluster assembly protein SufT, which codes for MTGTWNPTVLRRDCEAVTVPYGERVALTAGGEVEISQQLGSSVTVRTQMGTLLRIDGADADALGLEPPSERSVHLRRSSGTFDPAEVDAALRTVYDPEIPINIIDLGLVYRCDEVMLDDGSRRIEIDMTMTAPGCGMGDVIQQDAAAAVRRVAGVDEVDVRIVWDPPWSRNRISEAARLELGLF
- the sufB gene encoding Fe-S cluster assembly protein SufB — protein: MTDLVEELVERRYAFGFHSDIDTELAPRGLNEDVVRLISAKKEEPDWLLEWRLAAFRHFMTLEPPTWQNVHHPPIDFQDMHYWAAPKSQGPAPESLDDVDPEILAAFDKLGIPLAEQERLSGVAVDAIIDSVSVTTTFKETLAEAGVIFCSFSEAVREHPELVRRYLGSVVPPRDNFYATLNSAVFSDGSFCFVPAGVRCPMELSTYFRMNAAQTGQFERTLLVAEEGASVSYLEGCTAPMRDENQLHAAVVEIVALDDSDVKYSTVQNWYPGDENGKGGIYNFVTKRGRAGHRAKISWTQVETGSAITWKYPSVILQGDDSVGEFYSVAVTTGRQQADTGTKMIHIGRNSRSTIVSKGISAGKAQQTYRGLVKVLRSASDARNHTQCDSLLIGSECGAHTFPYIEVKNDSAQVEHEASTSKISDDQLFYCRQRGLDEEDATSMIVNGFCREVFDELPMEYAVEAHALMRLSLEGAVG
- a CDS encoding SufD family Fe-S cluster assembly protein, giving the protein MTTAVEDHVTGPGAADAKRWLDQHGFPTGREEPWRYAPVDDIRHRLDSLSQTSAPPMEMGGDDLDRLAGRHGAIQIVFVDGVLASTLSSIEELPGLRFGTARELSQAMRQRLVPAGDPPDGFEALNRASSGDAAYLFVADGVELSETVHVIHVSTGARVAHPRLVVEVGAGSRLDLVETYVGAAGGGLTNASTTAHLAVGAHLGLHRVQDEQPDAVHVGRLAVVQQHGSQSEVTVLSHGASISRLSTAVGLNEETASCRITGLLAPLPHARHDDLATVDHAASRCTSDLVVRAVVPEHARATSSGHVIVRPGTAGSVVQQRSDAILLDPTAQADSRPWLEILADDVRANHGSATGRLDDDALFYLRSRGIGRDEARSVLVGAFARAIVEQVEPLSLRAQIAQWFGWEADT